A window from Spirochaeta cellobiosiphila DSM 17781 encodes these proteins:
- a CDS encoding YigZ family protein yields the protein MRIDKMMYELITPGQNMIEIKRSKFMGFAFPVKTNQEARERLKELRKDHPLANHIVYAFQIGTENSITAGLSDDGEPHGTAGKPVMDVLKGACITNILIAIVRYFGGTKLGTGGLVKAYSESTQSLLSSLTIEEQIYRKQLSFKFEYTYLGGIKQIIQEYNYKMVSEDFFTEVSLIIKVPNEYAQDIKERLIDYTKGSIEILSSHN from the coding sequence ATGAGAATAGATAAGATGATGTATGAACTTATTACTCCTGGTCAGAATATGATTGAAATAAAAAGATCTAAATTTATGGGCTTTGCTTTTCCAGTCAAAACAAATCAGGAAGCTAGAGAAAGATTAAAAGAGCTAAGAAAGGATCATCCATTAGCCAATCATATTGTTTACGCATTTCAAATTGGAACAGAAAATAGTATAACAGCCGGATTAAGTGATGATGGTGAACCTCATGGTACAGCAGGTAAACCTGTAATGGATGTATTAAAAGGGGCCTGTATTACAAATATATTAATAGCTATAGTTAGATATTTTGGCGGAACAAAATTAGGCACAGGTGGTTTGGTTAAAGCTTATTCGGAATCTACCCAAAGTTTATTATCATCTTTAACCATAGAAGAACAGATTTATCGTAAACAGTTGAGTTTTAAATTCGAGTATACTTATTTAGGTGGCATAAAACAAATTATTCAAGAATATAATTATAAAATGGTTAGTGAGGACTTTTTTACTGAAGTCTCATTAATAATTAAAGTCCCTAATGAGTATGCTCAAGATATAAAGGAAAGGTTAATTGATTATACAAAGGGATCTATCGAAATATTATCTAGTCATAATTAA
- a CDS encoding thymidylate synthase, with protein MKQYLDMMRYVLDKGIKKEDRTGTGTLSVFGYQARYDLEEGFPLVTTKKVHLKSIIHELLWFLQGDTNVKYLQENGVSIWNEWADKRGDLGPVYGSQWRSWHTRDGRTIDQISQIIEMIKNTPDSRRILVSAWNVGEIDTMALPPCHAFFQFYIANGKLSCQLYQRSADVFLGVPFNIASYALLTMMIAQVTNLGLGEFIHTTGDTHIYMNHIEQSKLQLSRSPYSLPKMVINTKVNDIFSFKYDDFKLEGYKHHPLIKGKVSV; from the coding sequence ATGAAACAGTATTTAGATATGATGAGATATGTACTAGATAAAGGTATCAAAAAAGAAGATAGAACGGGAACAGGAACGCTTAGTGTGTTTGGATACCAAGCGAGATATGATTTAGAAGAAGGGTTTCCTCTGGTAACAACAAAGAAGGTTCATCTAAAGTCTATTATACATGAATTACTGTGGTTTCTTCAGGGTGACACTAATGTTAAATATCTTCAAGAAAATGGCGTAAGCATATGGAATGAATGGGCAGATAAACGTGGAGATTTAGGTCCAGTTTATGGTTCTCAGTGGAGAAGTTGGCATACTAGAGATGGGCGTACTATTGATCAAATTTCTCAAATTATTGAAATGATTAAAAATACACCAGATTCTCGTCGGATATTAGTTAGTGCCTGGAATGTTGGTGAGATAGATACAATGGCATTACCTCCCTGTCATGCTTTTTTTCAATTTTATATCGCAAACGGTAAATTATCTTGTCAATTATATCAGCGATCTGCTGATGTATTTCTTGGTGTACCTTTTAATATTGCCTCCTATGCATTGTTAACTATGATGATAGCCCAGGTTACAAACCTTGGTTTAGGAGAATTTATACATACAACTGGTGATACACATATATATATGAATCATATAGAACAATCAAAGCTTCAGCTTTCAAGAAGCCCATATTCCCTACCCAAAATGGTAATAAATACAAAGGTTAATGATATATTTAGCTTTAAATATGATGACTTTAAACTAGAAGGCTATAAACATCATCCTCTAATAAAGGGAAAAGTATCTGTCTAG